From a single Clupea harengus chromosome 24, Ch_v2.0.2, whole genome shotgun sequence genomic region:
- the LOC105891501 gene encoding GTPase IMAP family member 8-like, giving the protein MLFLNAGDIPHPSEVRMVLLGCRTAGKSSSGNTILGREEFDLKGRTAQCVKRQGEVAGRQVTVVEAPGWWGNVNLEDTPELTKQEIVLSVSLCPPGPHAVLLVIEVDSSISKDKGYIWTEYIELLSESVWSNTMVLFTRGDWLEDTTIEKHIESEGEHLKRLIEKCGNRYHVLNNENRGDDAQVTQLLEKIENIFKGNRGHHFEMDRKRLEETQEKREKMEERAKEMKMKVEKQRQHLQSTKYRDEHPKLRVMMLGMTGSGMSKSGNTILGREAFKSEASALPVTKCCDSKSGFVEGRNITVIDTPAITTRKAEWLLEKVAPGPHVFLLVIPLRRFTEEDEKGVKWIESYFGEEALKFTIVLFTGGDQLNGKPFEDFLRESSKLQAILGHVEGRYHVFDNSFPEERCQVRGLIKKIEHVLISKLGYAYTHEERQKVKTDVRQEYEREKENAERTRIQELEKVKTAARQKYEREKENAERTRIQELEKMKSALIHEYEREKENAERTRIQEEKNMRDNQAYKAGIWMLLIILSVLTALALRFHHYPEDPVELPELRVMMLGKTGTGKSASGNTILGREAFKSGVSPLPVTKSCDSQSGVVEGRNITVIDTPTITTSKASCLSEKVDPGPHVFLLVIPLSRFTEVDGTEVKWIQSNFGEETLKFTIILFTGGDQMEQADAEQFLNESSRLQTLVSSTGGGYHIFDNKTPRGHGQVKGLLEKIELLLRKNTGYSYSDGLHEQVKTDVREEEERRGRGEEDKRRGRGEEEAENY; this is encoded by the exons ATGCTGTTTCTAAATGCAGGTGATATTCCACATCCCTCAGAGGTGAGGATGGTGCTGCTGGGATGCAGAACTgctgggaagagttcatcaggaaacaccatcctgggcagagaggagtttgaccTGAAGGgaagaacagctcagtgtgtgaagagacagggagaagtagCAGGCAGACAGGTCACAGTAGTCGAGGCTCCAGGATGGTGGGGGAATGTCAACCTCGAAGACACTCCTGAGCTCACTAAACAGGAGATtgtgctcagtgtgtctctgtgtcctccaggaccacATGCTGTCCTCCTGGTCATAGAAGTGGATTCATCCATCTCAAAAGACAAGGGTTACATATGGACAGAATACATTGAGCttctcagtgagagtgtgtggagtaaCACCATGGTGCTGTTCACTCGTGGAGACTGGCTGGAAGACACAACCATTGAGAAGCACattgagagtgagggagagcatCTGAAAAGGCTGAttgagaaatgtgggaacagatatcatgtccTCAACAATGAAAATAGAGGTGATGATGCACAGGTTACACAGCTGTTGGAGAAAattgaaaacattttcaaaggaAACAGGGGCCATCACTttgagatggacagaaagagactggaggaaacacaggaaaagagggaaaaaatggaagagagagcaaaagagatgaagatgaaggtgGAGAAGCAAAGACAACACCTCCAGTCAACGAAGT ATCGTGATGAGCATCCTAAGCTGAGAGTGATGATGTTGGGGATGACAGGAAGTGGAATGAGTaaatcaggaaacaccatcctgggcagagaggCATTTAAGTCTGAAGCATCGGCTTTACCTGTGACCAAGTGCTGCGATAGTAAAAGTGGATTTGTGGAAGGACGAAACATCACTGTAATTGACACACCAGCAATCACAACAAGGAAGGCTGAATGGCTGTTGGAAAAGGTAGCCCCAGGACCCCATGTTTTCTTATTGGTGATTCCACTGCGTAGATTCACGGAAGAGGATGAAAAAGGAGTTAAGTGGATCGAGAGTTACTTTGGCGAGGAGGCCCTGAAGTTCACCATCGTCTTGTTCACTGGAGGAGACCAGCTAAATGGAAAACCATTTGAGGATTTTCTGCGTGAGAGCTCCAAACTCCAAGCTATTCTTGGTCATGTGGAGGGAAGATATCATGTCTTCGACAATAGCTTTCCAGAAGAACGTTGCCAGGTGAGGGGACTCATCAAGAAAATCGAACATGTACTGATCAGTAAACTGGGCTATGCCTACACACATGAAGAGCGGCAAAAGGTGAAGACGGATGTAAGAcaagaatatgagagagagaaagagaatgcagAAAGAACAAGGATTCAAGAGCTGGAAAAGGTGAAGACGGCTGCAAGACaaaaatatgagagagagaaagagaatgcagAAAGAACAAGGATTCAAGAGCTGGAAAAGATGAAGTCTGCTTTAATAcatgaatatgagagagagaaagagaatgcagAAAGAACAAGGATTCAAGAGGAGAAGAATATGAGAGACAACCAGGCATATAAAGCAG GTATTTGGATGTTGCTGATTATTCTGAGCGTCCTGACAGCACTTGCTCTCAGGTTCCATCACTATCCTGAAG ATCCTGTTGAGCTTCCTGAGCTGAGAGTGATGATGTTGGGGAAGACTGGAACTGGAAAGAGtgcatcaggaaacaccatcctgggcagagaggCATTTAAGTCTGGAGTATCGCCTTTACCTGTGACCAAGTCCTGTGATAGTCAAAGTGGAGTTGTGGAAGGACGAAACATCACTGTAATTGACACaccaacaatcacaacaagtAAGGCGTCATGTTTGTCGGAAAAGGTAGACCCAGGACCCCATGTTTTCTTATTGGTGATTCCACTGAGTAGATTCACAGAAGTGGACGGGACAGAAGTGAAATGGATCCAAAGCAACTTTGGCGAGGAGACCCTGAAGTTCACCATCATCTTGTTCACTGGAGGAGACCAGATGGAACAAGCAGACGCAGAGCAATTTCTGAATGAGAGCTCTAGACTTCAGACTCTGGTTAGTAGCACTGGTGGAGGATATCACATCTTTGATAATAAAACCCCCAGAGGGCATGGACAGGTCAAGGggctgctggagaagatagaGCTGCTACTGAGAAAGAACACGGGTTACTCGTATTCCGATGGCCTGCATGAACAGGTGAAAACAGATgtaagggaggaagaggagagaagaggaaggggagaggaagacaagagaagaggaagaggagaggaagaggctgaaAATTATTGA